From Mucilaginibacter inviolabilis, a single genomic window includes:
- a CDS encoding DUF3857 domain-containing protein: MKYCLLLFFLSIISLSTSAQENYDVSLISKDLLPYASAVVRNKEVSVEVKDYDNTLYHIKNAVTILNKNGNNIADIVVWHNKSRVIKSIKGVVYNQFGKPVNKFSESDFEDVNAQDGFSLFQDLKVKHYNPAVTDYPYTIVYEYEVKSKQSLNFDDWDPNSTTGQAVEKSSYIFSCKPDFNIRYKEINMPAKVIIGTNKDGYKTYTWQVTNMKAVKDEPYSPNEDKYLSSVKIAPEKFSYEGITGSFSNWKEMGKWIYDKLLVSRTQISVATASYMKQLTDSITNPKLKAKKIYEYMQGKTHYIGVQIGIGGYQPFLAADVDQQNYGDCKALVNYTQALLKAVSIDSYYCIVESGSRKQSPLSDFASMNQFHHVILCLPFKNDTTFLECTSQKIPFGFLSNFTDDRTVLACTPEGGKLLHTPKYTASNNLQQRKATFVLDAQGNLSGQMQTIFKGIQYDNREGIIEEAPKERIKALQKEYAINNMNIEKADFKQNKTLLPVITETIKLNAGEYGSVNDGKIIFLANATNRSHSVPREIRNRRQEVYINRGYTDEDEIAYTLPAGYHVDLRPTDVSINKPFGKFSATIMVKGNELVYKRHVQLVDGTYSKDIYQDLIDFFQAIVESDDNNITLAKGN; this comes from the coding sequence ATGAAATATTGTTTATTACTGTTTTTTTTATCCATCATCAGCCTCAGTACCAGTGCACAGGAAAACTATGATGTATCCCTTATCTCCAAAGATCTGCTGCCTTATGCCAGCGCTGTAGTACGCAATAAAGAAGTAAGTGTTGAAGTGAAAGACTATGACAATACGCTTTACCATATTAAAAACGCGGTTACCATTTTAAACAAAAACGGCAATAATATAGCAGATATAGTGGTTTGGCATAATAAAAGCCGTGTGATAAAAAGTATTAAAGGCGTAGTTTACAATCAATTTGGCAAGCCGGTTAATAAGTTTTCAGAAAGCGATTTTGAGGATGTGAACGCACAGGATGGTTTTTCCTTATTTCAGGACTTAAAGGTAAAACATTACAATCCTGCGGTAACTGATTATCCCTATACCATTGTTTATGAATACGAGGTAAAATCAAAACAATCGCTTAATTTCGACGACTGGGACCCTAACTCCACTACTGGGCAAGCCGTTGAAAAAAGTTCGTACATCTTTAGCTGTAAACCCGATTTTAACATCCGGTACAAAGAGATCAATATGCCTGCTAAAGTAATTATCGGCACCAATAAAGATGGCTATAAAACTTATACCTGGCAGGTTACTAATATGAAAGCTGTTAAAGATGAACCCTATAGCCCTAATGAAGATAAATACCTGAGCAGCGTTAAAATAGCACCCGAAAAATTTAGTTACGAGGGCATTACCGGATCATTCAGCAATTGGAAGGAGATGGGAAAATGGATATACGACAAGCTACTGGTTAGCCGTACGCAGATATCAGTCGCTACAGCATCCTACATGAAACAACTAACTGATAGCATCACAAATCCCAAATTAAAAGCCAAAAAGATATATGAATATATGCAGGGTAAAACTCACTATATAGGTGTACAGATAGGCATTGGGGGCTATCAGCCATTTTTAGCTGCCGATGTAGATCAGCAAAATTATGGCGATTGCAAAGCATTGGTAAACTATACGCAAGCCTTGCTCAAAGCTGTGAGTATCGACTCCTATTATTGTATTGTGGAATCCGGTAGCCGTAAACAAAGCCCGTTAAGTGATTTTGCCAGCATGAATCAGTTTCATCATGTTATTTTATGCCTGCCTTTTAAAAATGATACTACTTTTTTAGAATGCACCAGTCAGAAAATACCATTCGGGTTTTTGAGTAATTTTACAGACGACCGCACCGTATTAGCCTGTACGCCCGAAGGCGGTAAATTGCTGCACACACCCAAATATACCGCCTCTAATAACCTGCAACAGCGCAAAGCCACTTTCGTTTTAGATGCGCAGGGCAATTTATCGGGCCAAATGCAAACTATTTTTAAGGGTATTCAATATGATAACCGTGAAGGAATAATTGAAGAGGCACCTAAAGAACGTATCAAAGCCTTACAAAAAGAATACGCCATTAACAATATGAATATTGAAAAAGCAGACTTTAAACAAAATAAGACTCTGCTACCTGTAATTACCGAAACCATTAAACTCAATGCCGGAGAATACGGGTCTGTAAATGACGGAAAAATAATTTTCCTGGCCAATGCTACTAACAGAAGCCACAGCGTTCCGCGCGAAATACGTAACCGGCGCCAGGAAGTGTATATTAACCGGGGCTATACCGATGAGGATGAGATTGCTTATACGTTACCGGCAGGCTATCATGTTGATTTGCGACCAACAGATGTTTCCATTAATAAACCATTCGGCAAATTTTCGGCTACCATTATGGTAAAAGGGAATGAGCTTGTTTACAAACGTCATGTGCAACTGGTTGATGGCACTTACAGTAAGGATATTTATCAGGATCTGATTGATTTTTTTCAGGCTATTGTAGAAAGCGACGACAACAATATCACCCTGGCTAAAGGTAACTAA
- a CDS encoding DUF3857 domain-containing protein: MKKLLLISLLSIGLQHLATAQDFKEGFVQEEVDMKRYDKDTAAHAVFLNEFGNSRMDVTADDRVGLIYNYHAKIKIFDNKGFSSGTIEIPVHNSDNVSEEVTDISGTTYYKDDNGLMQKIDLDPKKIFKVKDYKYQSTVKFALPGLRPGCVIEFRYRLTSPFWDNFRKWEFQDDIPKIYSQYEVHIPGFWTFNATLRGPYKLAKNSSELERECFTSHGSKSDCSHLVYGMKDIPAFVEEDYMTSPKNFLSAIYFELVEWTNPYTGAKTLETKEWKDIDRQLKIEEGFGSQLKRKDLMKERMTPVIAGKTTEMDKAKAIYAYLQKWYKWNDYIGISSSDGIKRAMDAHTGSIADINLTLITALNAAGINTEAVLLSTRDHGNINTLYPVISDFNYVVAKTNIDGKPYYLDASDPLLPFGLLPLKCLNDKGRVISLDKPSYWVELSTLQKTSETHSFDLTLLNNGKIKGTITNYYNGYDAYLKRKAIKKFNSVDEYVEDLDGKLPKIKILKSDINNLDSLNQPLGEIFEVEIDAYDNMNKARLVFNPFFWEKRTTNPFKLAERDYPVDWGMASDNRLVLTMHLPAQYTIETPPQVVAFSLPNNGGMFVTNFDSHDNEFSFSNMTRFTKAIYTPEEYPYLKELYNKIVLTEKTDMVFKKK; the protein is encoded by the coding sequence ATGAAGAAACTTTTACTTATTTCTCTTTTATCTATTGGTTTACAACATCTTGCAACCGCACAAGACTTTAAAGAAGGTTTTGTGCAGGAGGAGGTGGATATGAAAAGATACGATAAAGATACTGCTGCCCACGCTGTATTTTTAAATGAATTTGGCAATTCGAGGATGGATGTAACCGCCGACGATCGCGTCGGGCTCATTTATAACTACCATGCTAAAATAAAAATATTCGATAATAAAGGTTTTTCCAGCGGCACTATCGAAATACCTGTACATAATAGCGACAATGTAAGCGAGGAAGTTACCGACATAAGCGGCACTACTTACTATAAGGATGATAACGGCCTGATGCAAAAAATAGATCTGGACCCCAAAAAGATATTCAAGGTAAAAGATTACAAATATCAAAGCACAGTTAAATTTGCACTGCCAGGCCTGCGCCCGGGTTGCGTTATTGAGTTCCGGTACAGGCTCACCTCCCCTTTTTGGGACAACTTTCGTAAATGGGAGTTTCAAGACGATATACCCAAGATCTATTCTCAATACGAGGTTCATATACCAGGCTTCTGGACGTTTAACGCCACATTAAGAGGGCCGTACAAACTCGCAAAAAATTCCTCCGAACTGGAGCGGGAATGCTTTACTTCTCATGGATCAAAAAGCGATTGCTCGCACCTGGTTTATGGTATGAAAGATATCCCGGCTTTTGTGGAGGAAGACTATATGACCTCCCCAAAGAACTTTTTATCGGCCATATATTTTGAACTTGTGGAATGGACTAACCCCTACACCGGTGCTAAAACCCTTGAAACCAAGGAGTGGAAAGATATAGACCGACAGCTTAAAATTGAGGAGGGGTTTGGGTCGCAATTGAAGCGAAAGGATTTGATGAAAGAACGCATGACACCAGTTATAGCAGGTAAAACCACTGAAATGGATAAAGCAAAAGCCATTTATGCTTACCTGCAAAAGTGGTATAAATGGAATGATTATATTGGCATATCGAGCTCCGATGGTATTAAACGCGCCATGGACGCCCACACCGGCAGCATTGCCGATATCAATCTTACTTTAATTACCGCGTTAAATGCGGCAGGTATTAACACCGAAGCCGTATTGCTATCAACACGTGATCACGGCAACATTAATACGCTGTATCCGGTGATCAGCGATTTCAATTATGTAGTGGCCAAAACAAACATTGATGGAAAACCCTATTATCTGGACGCAAGTGATCCTTTGTTACCATTTGGCTTGCTCCCGCTTAAATGCCTGAATGATAAAGGCCGTGTAATAAGTTTGGATAAACCCTCCTACTGGGTTGAGCTAAGTACCTTACAAAAAACCAGCGAAACCCACTCGTTTGACCTTACCTTGCTTAATAACGGAAAGATCAAAGGCACCATCACCAATTATTATAACGGCTACGATGCTTATCTGAAACGCAAAGCGATCAAAAAATTCAACTCCGTTGATGAATATGTAGAGGACCTTGACGGAAAGCTACCTAAAATAAAGATATTAAAATCAGACATCAACAACCTGGATAGTCTTAACCAACCCCTGGGAGAAATATTTGAAGTAGAAATAGATGCCTATGATAATATGAACAAGGCCCGCCTGGTATTTAATCCTTTCTTTTGGGAAAAAAGAACCACTAACCCCTTTAAATTGGCCGAACGTGACTACCCGGTTGACTGGGGCATGGCGAGCGACAACAGGCTTGTATTAACCATGCACCTGCCTGCGCAATACACTATTGAAACCCCGCCCCAGGTAGTGGCTTTTTCTTTACCTAATAACGGAGGTATGTTTGTTACCAATTTTGACAGCCACGATAACGAGTTTTCTTTTTCAAACATGACCCGGTTTACCAAAGCTATTTATACCCCAGAAGAATATCCTTATCTTAAAGAATTATATAACAAGATCGTCCTGACAGAAAAAACGGATATGGTCTTCAAGAAAAAATAA
- a CDS encoding 3'-5' exonuclease, with protein MKLNLKRPLAFFDLETTGTNIGSDRIVEISVIKLNPDGSEEVKTWRVNPGMPIPLESSLVHGIYDEHIKDELLFKEIGQAVAEFIGESDLAGYNSNKFDIPMLMEEFLRAGVSFNLDERHFVDVQNIFHQMEQRTLKAAYQFYCHKTIENAHSAEADTRATMEVLLAQIERYENVQWEDKKGNISIPVVGDVEALHNFTNLSKPVDFAGRMVFNEQGEELINFGKHKGKRVEDVFNVEPSYYSWMMQGDFPLYTKRKLEEIYTRWNSKKAAERQAKAASQPKPEQQSPKTDAPKADYPKKEFTKPDHTRTQYPPKPFKKKEEPAKPVDNDMLQQLALKFKKG; from the coding sequence ATGAAATTAAATTTAAAACGCCCTCTTGCTTTTTTCGACCTCGAAACAACCGGTACCAATATTGGTTCGGATCGGATAGTTGAAATTTCTGTAATAAAACTAAATCCGGATGGTAGCGAGGAGGTAAAAACCTGGCGTGTTAATCCGGGTATGCCTATTCCTTTAGAGTCATCATTGGTGCATGGTATCTATGATGAACATATCAAGGATGAGTTGCTGTTTAAAGAGATAGGGCAGGCGGTAGCAGAATTTATTGGCGAAAGCGATTTGGCCGGTTACAATTCTAACAAGTTTGATATACCCATGCTCATGGAGGAGTTTTTGCGCGCGGGAGTATCATTTAACCTGGACGAACGTCATTTTGTGGATGTACAAAATATATTTCACCAGATGGAGCAGCGTACATTGAAAGCAGCTTATCAGTTTTACTGTCATAAGACTATTGAAAATGCTCATTCTGCCGAAGCAGATACCCGTGCCACCATGGAGGTATTATTGGCACAAATAGAGCGTTACGAAAATGTACAATGGGAAGATAAAAAAGGAAATATCAGCATCCCTGTTGTGGGTGATGTAGAGGCGCTTCATAACTTTACCAATTTGAGCAAACCGGTTGATTTTGCCGGTCGTATGGTTTTTAACGAACAAGGCGAAGAACTGATTAACTTTGGTAAACATAAAGGCAAGCGAGTGGAGGATGTATTTAATGTAGAACCAAGCTACTACTCCTGGATGATGCAGGGTGATTTTCCGCTATATACCAAACGTAAACTGGAAGAAATATACACCCGTTGGAATAGTAAAAAAGCAGCGGAGCGTCAGGCTAAAGCAGCTTCACAGCCCAAGCCAGAACAACAAAGCCCCAAAACGGATGCTCCAAAAGCAGATTACCCCAAGAAAGAATTTACCAAACCCGATCATACCCGGACACAATATCCGCCCAAACCTTTTAAAAAGAAGGAAGAGCCCGCAAAGCCGGTTGATAACGATATGTTGCAACAATTAGCTTTGAAGTTTAAAAAGGGGTAG
- the queG gene encoding tRNA epoxyqueuosine(34) reductase QueG — protein sequence MVQNRTTYSQLIKNEAQKLGFLFCGISKADFLEDEAPRLEWWLKKNMHGEMQYMENHFDKRLDPRLLVDGAKSVISLGINYYTNDKQNDPNAPKISKYAYGVDYHTIIKDKLRQLLQIINEKIGEVGGRVFVDSAPVLDKAWAKKAGMGWIGKNSNLLNKKAGSFFFLAELIIDLELEYDIAPTMDHCGTCTNCIDACPTDAIVGPYVVDGSRCISYLTIELKNEIPAEFKGKMDNWMFGCDVCQDVCPWNRFSILNNEPAFEPHPELLHLKADDWQEITQDVFQKVFKNSAVKRTKFSGLKRNIEFLKKI from the coding sequence ATGGTGCAAAACAGGACAACATATAGCCAATTGATCAAAAACGAGGCTCAGAAGCTTGGTTTCCTGTTTTGTGGCATCTCTAAAGCCGATTTTTTGGAAGATGAAGCTCCCCGGCTAGAGTGGTGGCTAAAAAAGAACATGCATGGCGAAATGCAATACATGGAAAATCATTTTGATAAACGGCTTGACCCCCGCTTACTGGTTGATGGCGCCAAATCGGTTATATCATTAGGTATTAATTACTATACTAATGATAAACAGAACGACCCTAACGCCCCTAAAATATCAAAATATGCCTACGGAGTTGATTATCATACCATCATAAAAGATAAATTAAGACAGCTTTTACAGATCATTAACGAAAAAATAGGCGAAGTTGGCGGTCGTGTATTTGTTGATTCGGCACCAGTTTTAGACAAGGCATGGGCAAAAAAGGCAGGTATGGGCTGGATAGGTAAAAACTCCAACCTGTTAAATAAAAAAGCAGGCTCCTTCTTTTTTCTGGCTGAATTGATTATTGATCTGGAGCTGGAGTACGACATAGCTCCCACGATGGATCATTGCGGCACCTGTACCAATTGTATTGATGCCTGCCCTACTGATGCCATTGTTGGCCCATACGTGGTTGATGGCAGTCGTTGTATCTCCTACCTTACTATTGAGCTCAAAAATGAAATCCCCGCAGAGTTCAAGGGCAAGATGGATAACTGGATGTTTGGCTGTGATGTTTGCCAGGATGTATGTCCCTGGAACCGGTTCTCGATACTGAACAACGAGCCGGCCTTTGAACCACACCCCGAACTGCTTCATCTAAAAGCGGATGACTGGCAGGAAATAACACAGGATGTTTTTCAAAAAGTATTTAAAAACTCCGCTGTAAAACGCACCAAATTCAGCGGTCTTAAACGAAATATTGAGTTTCTGAAGAAGATATGA
- a CDS encoding STAS/SEC14 domain-containing protein, with translation MLEHMNYLPTHVLGMHAVGEVTINDYEKALLPLLQEQVKKTGKINFLLVLETNIQNFTAGAWCGNIEIGLKYFLRWHKLAIVTDQKGVREFSHLFKYIIPGQYKGYPLEQLDEAVKWVTGK, from the coding sequence ATGCTTGAACACATGAATTATTTGCCTACACATGTGTTAGGTATGCATGCAGTTGGTGAGGTAACCATTAACGATTATGAGAAAGCCCTTTTGCCGTTGCTTCAGGAGCAGGTAAAAAAAACAGGGAAGATCAATTTTTTATTAGTTTTAGAAACTAATATTCAAAACTTTACGGCAGGGGCCTGGTGCGGAAACATCGAAATTGGCCTGAAATACTTTCTGCGATGGCACAAACTGGCTATTGTAACCGACCAAAAAGGTGTGCGGGAATTTAGTCACCTGTTTAAATATATTATTCCGGGCCAGTATAAAGGCTATCCACTAGAACAGCTGGATGAGGCTGTAAAATGGGTTACCGGAAAGTAG
- a CDS encoding polysaccharide deacetylase family protein gives MLKSLFLLLASGIIACQSNSIHKAVAVPQPATKPAVSTSTSPVDTAAIMKRKQIPVLCYHQIRDWRSTDSKSAKDDIVQIAAFKEHIKMLADQGYHSILPDQLYDYLTTGAPLPSKPVMFTFDDTDLDQFTIAAPELKKYNFKAVYFIMTVSIGRPHYMNKAQIKQLSDEGNIIGSHTWDHHPFTKLSGKDWEIQLDKPTKKLEEITGKPVQYFAYPFGLWNKEGLPELHKRGFKAAFQLSTKRYPADPLMTIRRIIDSGHWNAKNLLSNIQRDF, from the coding sequence ATGTTAAAATCTCTGTTTTTGCTGCTTGCTTCTGGTATTATAGCATGCCAGTCAAATTCAATACATAAAGCCGTTGCCGTCCCACAACCGGCTACAAAACCAGCAGTATCAACAAGCACATCGCCTGTTGATACTGCTGCTATCATGAAGCGGAAACAGATACCAGTTTTGTGCTATCACCAGATACGTGACTGGCGTTCCACAGATTCCAAAAGCGCCAAGGATGATATTGTACAAATAGCAGCATTTAAGGAGCATATTAAAATGCTGGCAGATCAGGGATACCACAGTATCCTGCCCGATCAGTTATATGACTACCTTACTACGGGCGCTCCGCTGCCGTCAAAACCCGTCATGTTTACTTTTGATGATACTGATCTGGATCAGTTTACCATTGCAGCTCCGGAGTTAAAAAAGTACAATTTTAAAGCTGTTTATTTCATCATGACGGTATCTATCGGTCGGCCGCATTATATGAACAAAGCACAGATCAAACAACTATCCGACGAAGGCAATATTATAGGCAGCCATACCTGGGATCATCACCCATTTACCAAACTTAGCGGTAAGGATTGGGAAATTCAATTAGATAAACCCACTAAAAAACTGGAAGAAATAACAGGCAAGCCTGTTCAATATTTTGCGTACCCTTTTGGTTTATGGAATAAAGAAGGATTGCCGGAATTACATAAAAGAGGTTTCAAGGCAGCTTTTCAGTTATCTACCAAACGTTACCCTGCCGATCCGCTCATGACCATCAGAAGAATCATCGACAGCGGGCATTGGAACGCAAAAAATTTATTAAGTAATATTCAGCGAGATTTTTAA
- a CDS encoding polysaccharide deacetylase family protein — protein MLKKAFVWLTVCALGAMSCQSKPTDKTTTAADKNAETPVATPGGKIDNAAIMARKQVPVVCYHQIRDWKATDSKNAKDYIIQIAAFKDHIKMLADSGYHTILPDQLYAYLTTGAPLPKKPIMLTFDDTDLDQFTIANPTLKKYGFKAVYFVMTVSIGRPHYMTADMVKKLSDEGNVIGSHTWDHHRVDKYSHNSELKIIGKNGKITTRPVDDWVTQIDKPTKKLEEITGKKIDYFAYPFGIWKKPVLPEFQKRGFKIAFQLADKRDPDYPLMTVRRILDSGYWSTKTFGNSVRNSF, from the coding sequence ATGTTAAAAAAAGCTTTTGTGTGGTTAACTGTTTGTGCATTAGGCGCAATGTCCTGCCAATCTAAACCTACTGATAAAACAACTACCGCTGCTGATAAAAATGCGGAAACTCCTGTCGCAACACCCGGCGGTAAAATTGATAATGCCGCTATTATGGCGCGTAAACAGGTACCTGTAGTTTGCTATCACCAGATACGTGACTGGAAAGCTACCGACTCAAAAAATGCCAAAGATTACATTATACAAATAGCCGCTTTTAAGGATCATATCAAAATGCTGGCCGACAGTGGTTATCATACCATCTTGCCCGATCAATTATACGCTTATCTGACAACGGGAGCTCCTTTGCCTAAGAAGCCGATCATGTTAACCTTTGATGATACCGATCTTGATCAGTTCACCATTGCTAACCCAACACTTAAAAAATACGGCTTTAAAGCTGTTTATTTTGTGATGACCGTATCTATAGGCCGCCCGCATTATATGACCGCCGATATGGTTAAAAAACTATCAGACGAAGGTAATGTGATTGGTTCTCATACCTGGGATCATCACCGGGTTGATAAATATTCGCATAATTCTGAGTTAAAGATCATCGGCAAAAATGGTAAAATAACCACCCGCCCGGTTGATGACTGGGTTACCCAAATAGACAAACCAACCAAAAAACTGGAAGAAATTACCGGTAAAAAGATAGACTATTTCGCCTATCCGTTTGGTATCTGGAAAAAGCCTGTATTACCGGAATTCCAAAAAAGAGGTTTCAAAATCGCTTTCCAATTGGCTGATAAACGCGATCCGGATTATCCGTTGATGACCGTTAGAAGGATATTAGATAGTGGTTACTGGAGCACCAAAACATTTGGTAACAGCGTAAGGAATAGCTTTTAA
- a CDS encoding Gfo/Idh/MocA family protein: protein MRTPTKQSFGFYSKMLLAIAAIFTIYQVNTRAQTTQADSLAKIQADSLTARRLATGTKVGIAGLNHDHIHLILNEYRHGNVNIVGIAEPDKKLWQKFGKIYNLPDSLFFEDLKTMCLKRKPTIVLGYNAVGKHIDIVETCAPLGISVMVEKPLAATLDQAKRMEFLALKYYINLLTNYETTWYPSVQSAYNTVKTDSIGVIRKMVFHDGHQGPREIGCSEDFLSWLTDPELNGAGALNDFGCYGADMMTWLMQGQRPIAVTAIARHYKPSVYSKVEDDATIIVEYPNATGMIEASWNWPFSIKDMEIFGAKGYIHTFDQDKVQIRINNDVKEFKAPPLSVIESAPVPYFTAALKNPIKVRNDRSSLKYNMIVMQILDAAKRSIKEGKRIVL from the coding sequence ATGAGAACACCAACCAAACAAAGTTTCGGGTTTTATAGCAAAATGCTTTTAGCTATTGCTGCTATTTTCACGATCTATCAGGTTAATACACGGGCACAAACTACTCAGGCTGATTCCCTTGCTAAAATCCAGGCAGATAGTTTGACTGCCCGTCGCCTGGCTACCGGTACCAAGGTAGGTATTGCCGGGTTAAACCATGATCATATACACCTGATATTGAATGAGTACCGCCACGGAAACGTGAATATTGTGGGCATAGCCGAACCCGATAAAAAGCTGTGGCAAAAATTTGGTAAAATATATAACCTGCCCGATTCCCTATTTTTTGAGGATCTGAAAACCATGTGCCTTAAACGCAAACCCACCATTGTACTGGGTTATAATGCAGTAGGAAAACATATTGATATTGTGGAGACCTGCGCGCCCCTAGGTATATCCGTAATGGTCGAAAAACCTTTAGCAGCCACGCTCGATCAGGCTAAACGTATGGAATTTTTGGCGCTTAAATACTATATTAACCTGCTAACCAATTACGAAACCACCTGGTACCCGTCGGTACAAAGCGCCTACAATACGGTAAAAACTGATAGTATTGGCGTGATCCGCAAAATGGTTTTTCATGATGGCCATCAGGGGCCACGGGAAATTGGCTGCAGTGAGGATTTTTTAAGCTGGCTTACAGACCCTGAGTTGAATGGAGCCGGAGCCTTAAATGATTTTGGCTGCTACGGTGCCGATATGATGACCTGGCTGATGCAGGGCCAACGCCCTATTGCGGTAACGGCTATTGCCCGCCATTACAAACCATCGGTATATTCTAAGGTAGAGGATGATGCTACTATCATAGTAGAATATCCTAACGCTACCGGGATGATCGAGGCATCGTGGAACTGGCCTTTCAGCATCAAGGATATGGAAATATTCGGGGCCAAGGGCTATATCCATACTTTTGATCAGGATAAGGTCCAGATACGTATTAACAATGACGTAAAAGAGTTTAAAGCGCCACCACTTTCGGTGATAGAAAGCGCCCCTGTACCCTATTTTACCGCGGCTCTTAAAAACCCGATCAAAGTACGTAATGACCGGTCATCCCTAAAATACAACATGATCGTAATGCAGATATTGGATGCTGCCAAAAGATCCATTAAAGAAGGTAAAAGGATAGTTTTATAA